Part of the Clostridia bacterium genome is shown below.
TTAAGCTTAACCTTATTTGCTTTTGCCAAAGGGGAAGAAATAAGTTCTCACTCATCTAGTGGAGATGCAATGGTGTATTTGCTTGATGGAGAAGCGGATGTAACAATTGGTGAAAAGACTTTTCATCTGAAAAAAGGTGAAACTATTGTAATGCCGGCAGGAATATCTCATGCACTACTGGCTAGTGAACAATTTAAAATGCTTTTAGTTGTGGTGTTTAGACCTTAGTATTCAATCAATAGATTTATAAAATAAGGGGGCAGAATTATGAGTTTTAGAGAATTCACGGCAAATATTCTATCAATCAGGGATTACGAGGAAACCCGCTTAAGAGGGATAGAGCTTGCTGATATCAGTGAATATTTGAGAAAAATTAATGATGGTATTGGCAGAGAAAAAGGTTTTTCACTTATTATGATCATAAATGGTAAAGAGGTTTTCGATGACTTAGAGGGTATTGGCGGCTACAGCGGCATTATGATCAAAAGTCCGCATTACATAGCGCTTACTACTACCAAAGAAGATACTGAAGCTGAATTTTTGGGAGCATATTATATGCAGGCAGCAGTCAAAAAGCTGTACGATATGAATATAGGCAGCTGTTGGATAAATATAAGAAGCATATCTCACGACTTAAAATCGAAGCTGTTGAAAAACCATGAAGGAAGCATCAACTATCTATTGGCGCTCGGACTTGCAGATGAGGAAGCTATTAAACAGAAGACTCCACACATGAC
Proteins encoded:
- a CDS encoding nitroreductase family protein; amino-acid sequence: MSFREFTANILSIRDYEETRLRGIELADISEYLRKINDGIGREKGFSLIMIINGKEVFDDLEGIGGYSGIMIKSPHYIALTTTKEDTEAEFLGAYYMQAAVKKLYDMNIGSCWINIRSISHDLKSKLLKNHEGSINYLLALGLADEEAIKQKTPHMTVTNTTPEYKQNPYGTKVNEAASSDRSRHSIGEIVYLYEWGKQATYEELERRGVADIFFYVRNAPSYKNLQPCRLILKDGEIDLAILHPEDAASYTDAGIMMYTLEGLAKDLGIPGEWHFIKDDSNNKEYRIVAKIKL
- a CDS encoding cupin domain-containing protein, with the protein product MEQFIKNIELSKVLEMESLVTYQEGQVISRTLAQGKNLSLTLFAFAKGEEISSHSSSGDAMVYLLDGEADVTIGEKTFHLKKGETIVMPAGISHALLASEQFKMLLVVVFRP